A part of Chlorocebus sabaeus isolate Y175 chromosome 4, mChlSab1.0.hap1, whole genome shotgun sequence genomic DNA contains:
- the LOC119618315 gene encoding large ribosomal subunit protein eL29-like, with the protein MTKTNNHTTHNQSRKWHRNGIKKSQSQRYESLKGVDPKFLRNMRFAKKHNKKGLKKMQANSAKAMSTCAKVINALIKPKEVKPKIPKGVIRKLNQLDYIAHPKLGKHAHARTAKGLRLSWPKAKDKDQTKAQAAAPASVPAKAPKGAQAPTKASD; encoded by the coding sequence ATGACCAAGACCAAcaaccacaccacacacaaccagTCCCGAAAATGGCACAGAAATGGTATCAAGAAATCCCAATCACAAAGATACGAATCTCTTAAGGGGGTGGACCCCAAGTTCCTGAGGAACATGCGCTTTGCCAAGAAACACAACAAGAAGGGCCTAAAAAAGATGCAGGCTAACAGTGCCAAGGCCATGAGTACATGTGCCAAGGTTATCAATGCCCTCATAAAGCCCAAGGAGGTTAAGCCCAAGATCCCAAAGGGTGTCATCCGCAAGCTCAATCAACTTGACTACATTGCCCACCCCAAGCTTGGGAAGCATGCTCATGCCCGCACTGCCAAGGGGCTCAGGCTGTCCTGGCCAAAGGCCAAGGACAAGGATCAAACCAAGGCCCAGGCTGCAGCTCCAGCTTCAGTTCCAGCTAAGGCTCCCAAAGGTGCCCAGGCCCCTACAAAGGCTTCAGATTAG